From a single Lolium rigidum isolate FL_2022 chromosome 7, APGP_CSIRO_Lrig_0.1, whole genome shotgun sequence genomic region:
- the LOC124678919 gene encoding aspartic proteinase nepenthesin-1-like: protein MEAQIRLLLLVAMAVVAGCATGGLAATSSRPGSLKGLRVALTHVDAHGNYTKLQLVRRAARRSHHRMSRLVARTTGVPMMASKAAAAAGADLQVPVHAGNGEFLMDLSIGTPAVPYAAIIDTGSDLVWTQCKPCVECFNQSTPVFDPSSSSTYSALPCSSSFCADLPTSKCTTATKCGYTYTYGDSSSTQGVLAAETFTLAKEKLPGVAFGCGDTNEGEGFTQGAGLVGLGRGPLSLVSQLGLDKFSYCLTSLDDTSKSPLLLGSLAAISKTSSVQTTPLVKNPSQPSFYYVNLKGLTVGSTHITLPSSAFSVQADGTGGVIVDSGTSITYLELQGYRALKKAFAAQMKLPAADGSGIGLDMCFAAPASGVDQVEVPKLVLHFDGADLDLPAENYMVLDSGSGALCLTVMGSRGLSIIGNFQQQNIQFVYDVGGDTLSFAPVECAKL from the coding sequence ATGGAGGCACAAATACGGTTGCTTCTTTTGGTGGCTATGGCGGTCGTCGCCGGTTGCGCCACCGGCGGCCTCGCCGCGACGTCGTCCCGGCCGGGCAGTCTGAAGGGCCTGCGCGTGGCCCTGACGCACGTGGACGCGCACGGCAACTACACGAAGCTGCAGCTGGTGCGACGGGCGGCCAGGCGGAGCCACCACCGCATGTCGAGGCTCGTCGCGCGGACCACCGGCGTGCCGATGATGGCCAGCAAGGCTGCTGCGGCAGCAGGAGCCGACCTGCAGGTGCCCGTGCACGCCGGGAACGGCGAGTTCCTGATGGACCTGTCCATCGGCACGCCGGCGGTGCCGTACGCGGCCATCATCGACACGGGCAGCGACCTGGTGTGGACGCAGTGCAAGCCGTGCGTGGAGTGCTTCAACCAGAGCACGCCGGTGTTCGacccgtcgtcgtcgtccacctACTCCGCGCTGccgtgctccagctccttctgcgCCGACCTGCCCACCTCCAAGTGCACGACCGCCACCAAGTGCGGCTACACGTACACCTACGGGGACTCCTCGTCGACGCAGGGCGTCCTGGCCGCGGAGACCTTCACGCTGGCCAAGGAGAAGCTCCCCGGCGTGGCCTTCGGGTGCGGCGACACGAACGAGGGCGAGGGGTTCACGCAGGGGGCGGGGCTCGTGGGCCTCGGCCGGGGTCCGCTCTCGCTGGTCTCGCAGCTCGGCCTCGACAAGTTCTCCTACTGCCTCACCTCCCTCGACGACACCAGCAAGAGCCCGCTCCTGCTCGGCTCCCTCGCCGCCATCTCCAAGACGTCGTCCGTGCAGACCACGCCGTTGGTCAAGAACCCGAGCCAGCCGTCCTTCTACTACGTGAACCTCAAGGGCCTGACCGTGGGATCGACGCACATCACCCTGCCGAGCTCGGCCTTCTCCGTGCAGGCGGACGGCACCGGGGGAGTGATCGTCGACTCCGGCACGTCCATCACGTACCTGGAGCTGCAGGGCTACCGCGCGCTCAAGAAGGCCTTCGCGGCGCAGATGAAGCTGCCGGCCGCTGACGGGTCCGGGATCGGGCTGGACATGTGCTTCgcggcgccggcgagcggcgTGGACCAGGTGGAGGTGCCGAAGCTGGTGCTCCACTTCGACGGCGCGGACCTGGACCTGCCGGCGGAGAACTACATGGTGCTCGACTCCGGGTCCGGCGCGCTGTGCCTGACGGTGATGGGGTCGCGGGGCCTGTCCATCATCGGCAACTTCCAGCAGCAGAACATCCAGTTCGTGTACGACGTCGGCGGCGACACGCTTTCCTTCGCGCCCGTGGAGTGCGCCAAGTTGTGA